A window from Oscillatoria sp. FACHB-1406 encodes these proteins:
- a CDS encoding element excision factor XisH family protein, whose product MTAKDIFHDTVRLALEKDGWTITNNPLTLSPSRRATVKIDLAAEKLLSAEKGTRKIAVEVKSFVGLSTIYEFHTAVGQYINYRLALEDLKIERILYLALPKDIYQNFFNDPFIKKVISQNKIKLLVFEIEKQEIALWID is encoded by the coding sequence ATGACAGCTAAAGACATTTTCCACGATACCGTGCGCTTGGCTTTAGAAAAGGATGGCTGGACGATTACCAACAATCCGCTGACTTTAAGTCCCAGTCGTCGGGCTACTGTTAAAATAGACTTAGCTGCGGAAAAATTACTTTCAGCAGAAAAAGGAACGCGAAAAATCGCTGTAGAAGTCAAAAGTTTTGTTGGCTTATCGACAATCTACGAATTTCACACTGCTGTTGGTCAATATATTAACTATCGTTTGGCACTAGAAGATTTGAAAATTGAAAGAATTTTATATTTAGCGCTACCAAAAGATATTTATCAAAACTTTTTTAACGATCCATTCATCAAAAAAGTAATTTCACAAAACAAAATTAAGTTACTCGTGTTTGAGATTGAAAAACAGGAGATCGCACTATGGATCGACTAA